A DNA window from Pseudoalteromonas spongiae UST010723-006 contains the following coding sequences:
- a CDS encoding manganese-dependent inorganic pyrophosphatase codes for MAMYVVGHKIPDSDSICGAIALAYLKNQIGEAAIATRLGDVSPETQFILDTFGFEAPELKMSYAGEEVYIVDHTEKTQAPDDIDEATVVGVVDHHKLGDLTTSTPLECWIRPVGCSNTIIKMMYDFYGVEIPKNIAGLMLGAILSDTVIFKSPTCTTADIKCVEVLAEIAGIEDYKAFGMEMFKVKSAVEGTPARDLVMRDFKDFNMNGNLVGIGQLEVIDLAVFDDIKADLEADIAKLKEEGGRHSVFLLLTDIMKEGSQMLIASDDEGIVERAYGVAPEQSRVWLDGVLSRKKQVVPPLQDAFA; via the coding sequence ATGTAGTGGGTCACAAGATCCCTGATTCAGATTCGATTTGTGGTGCAATTGCACTTGCATATTTAAAAAACCAAATTGGTGAAGCAGCAATCGCAACACGTTTAGGCGATGTATCACCTGAAACACAGTTCATTCTAGACACATTTGGTTTTGAAGCACCTGAGCTTAAAATGAGCTACGCAGGTGAAGAGGTTTACATTGTAGACCACACTGAAAAAACACAAGCACCAGATGACATTGATGAAGCAACGGTTGTTGGTGTTGTTGACCACCACAAACTGGGCGATTTAACAACGTCTACACCACTTGAGTGTTGGATTCGCCCTGTTGGCTGTTCAAACACCATCATCAAGATGATGTATGACTTCTACGGTGTTGAAATTCCAAAGAACATCGCGGGTCTTATGTTAGGTGCAATCCTATCAGACACTGTAATCTTCAAGTCACCAACTTGTACTACTGCTGACATCAAGTGTGTTGAAGTACTTGCTGAAATCGCAGGTATCGAAGACTACAAAGCATTCGGTATGGAAATGTTTAAAGTTAAGTCTGCAGTTGAAGGCACGCCAGCTCGCGACCTCGTTATGCGTGATTTTAAAGACTTCAATATGAACGGTAACCTAGTAGGTATCGGTCAGTTAGAAGTTATCGACCTAGCTGTATTTGACGACATCAAAGCTGATCTTGAAGCTGACATCGCAAAGCTGAAAGAAGAAGGCGGCCGTCACTCTGTATTCTTACTACTTACAGACATCATGAAAGAAGGTTCACAAATGCTTATTGCATCTGATGACGAAGGCATTGTTGAGCGTGCTTACGGTGTTGCACCTGAGCAAAGCCGCGTTTGGCTAGATGGCGTACTAAGCCGCAAGAAGCAAGTAGTACCACCACTACAAGATGCATTTGCTTAA
- a CDS encoding tetratricopeptide repeat-containing diguanylate cyclase: MPKIIFLFCVLFTVALDATEQETQQDISAHIQKQNNLTFSNYEDRIEQLSLKHNQDNLEMLAALNQFNEQNPTNNLNDLAYLLSYRCYLELVNNQQDAYQQTEQSLLALTISSASDPAISAATSFCKSWRYYFEKDAKQYDLYIEQSFNYALNAQTPVLKYWIAISFAMMAQDTGRHSAAIEAAKLAMTIANVNKDNYREATSRAIIAISEAELGFFDDALINNQWAIDWYKSVDQQNAILGLYQNRGFILNSQGNTAQAKAIYLNAIEQAKKLENQDAIHEIYSNLAAIAFTEGELVLSNDYAKKTLQYAQQSDYQTLAAHAYSIMAINNVYLNQLDLAQKYFDKGNSYFEEYKMISLLADNYKSWSEAMASIENFEAAYKAQLRYKELSDKIFNTERESRMLRIKELYEVAQKDQEIEQLAFDNQRKNTEIENKSLQKRIWVLSAVITLLAFIILSFFYRKLNTSNKKLTKHNTKLNEERFIDPLTEGLNRRFFEVQQRERMLNVPEVSFSLFALDIDHFKSLNDTYGHACGDQVLKQFCQRIRQSIRQQDNLIRMGGEEFLLVIENTNLEADAQLIKKLLTITNSEPITFELHRVSISVSIGAASNVNIYDETTLDFALELADQALYKAKQAGRNQGELLDLYQINLASVINNYDMIVSKTVTSRTQ, encoded by the coding sequence ATGCCAAAAATAATATTTTTGTTTTGTGTTTTATTTACTGTTGCGCTTGATGCGACAGAACAAGAAACACAGCAAGATATTAGCGCACACATTCAAAAGCAAAATAACTTAACATTCTCAAATTACGAAGATCGTATTGAACAGCTTTCGCTGAAACACAATCAAGACAACCTTGAGATGCTGGCTGCGCTGAATCAGTTTAATGAACAAAATCCAACAAATAATTTAAACGATCTCGCCTACTTATTAAGTTACCGCTGCTATCTGGAACTGGTGAATAACCAACAAGATGCCTACCAACAAACAGAACAAAGTTTACTAGCACTGACTATCAGCTCAGCCTCAGACCCCGCTATTTCTGCAGCAACCAGCTTTTGTAAATCTTGGCGCTATTATTTTGAAAAAGATGCTAAGCAATACGATCTCTACATTGAGCAATCATTTAACTATGCACTGAATGCACAAACACCTGTGCTTAAATACTGGATTGCTATTAGCTTTGCCATGATGGCGCAAGATACAGGCAGGCACTCGGCGGCAATTGAGGCAGCAAAATTGGCAATGACCATTGCTAACGTGAATAAAGACAATTACCGAGAAGCCACCAGTAGAGCCATTATCGCAATCTCAGAAGCAGAACTAGGTTTTTTTGACGACGCACTGATAAATAACCAATGGGCGATTGATTGGTATAAAAGTGTAGACCAACAAAATGCCATTTTAGGTCTGTATCAAAACAGAGGGTTTATTCTGAATAGCCAAGGTAATACAGCTCAAGCAAAAGCCATTTACCTAAATGCTATTGAACAGGCTAAAAAACTTGAAAACCAAGATGCAATTCACGAAATTTACAGCAATTTAGCTGCAATTGCCTTTACTGAAGGCGAACTTGTGCTTTCAAATGACTACGCAAAAAAGACGCTGCAATATGCACAACAAAGTGACTATCAAACCCTCGCTGCGCACGCCTACTCTATTATGGCGATTAATAATGTTTATTTAAATCAGCTCGATCTAGCTCAAAAGTACTTCGATAAAGGCAATAGCTATTTTGAAGAGTATAAAATGATTAGCTTGTTGGCAGATAACTATAAATCTTGGTCGGAAGCGATGGCCAGCATTGAAAATTTTGAAGCGGCATATAAAGCACAGTTACGCTACAAAGAACTGAGCGATAAGATATTTAACACCGAACGCGAGAGCCGTATGCTACGTATTAAAGAGCTTTACGAGGTGGCACAAAAAGATCAAGAAATTGAGCAGTTAGCGTTTGATAATCAGCGCAAAAATACTGAAATTGAAAACAAGTCATTGCAAAAACGAATATGGGTATTAAGTGCTGTTATCACTTTATTGGCCTTTATTATTTTGTCGTTTTTTTATCGCAAGCTAAATACATCCAATAAAAAACTAACCAAACACAATACTAAACTCAATGAAGAACGCTTTATCGATCCACTTACCGAAGGTTTAAACCGTCGCTTTTTTGAAGTACAGCAGCGCGAGCGCATGCTGAATGTGCCTGAAGTTAGCTTTAGCTTATTCGCCCTTGATATTGATCATTTTAAATCGCTCAACGATACCTATGGCCACGCCTGTGGCGACCAGGTACTAAAACAATTTTGCCAGCGCATTCGGCAATCAATTCGCCAGCAAGATAATCTGATTCGCATGGGTGGCGAAGAGTTTTTACTGGTGATTGAAAATACCAACTTAGAAGCTGATGCTCAACTTATCAAAAAATTACTCACTATTACTAATTCAGAACCTATTACATTTGAACTGCATCGCGTGTCAATTTCTGTATCGATTGGCGCTGCTTCCAACGTCAATATTTATGATGAGACAACATTAGACTTTGCCCTAGAACTTGCAGATCAAGCGTTATACAAAGCAAAGCAGGCGGGACGAAATCAAGGGGAACTATTAGATTTGTATCAAATCAACCTAGCAAGTGTGATTAATAACTACGATATGATTGTTAGTAAGACGGTTACCAGTCGCACACAGTAA
- the rpmG gene encoding 50S ribosomal protein L33: MRDKIRLVSTAGTGYFYTTDKNKRNMPEKMEIKKYDPKVRKHVIFKEAKIK; encoded by the coding sequence ATGCGTGATAAGATCCGTTTAGTTTCTACTGCTGGTACTGGTTATTTCTACACTACCGACAAAAACAAGCGTAACATGCCTGAAAAAATGGAAATCAAAAAGTACGATCCAAAAGTACGTAAACACGTGATTTTCAAAGAAGCAAAAATCAAGTAA
- the rpmB gene encoding 50S ribosomal protein L28 has translation MSKVCQVTGKRPAVGNHRSHARNATKRRFLPNLQTHRFWVESEKRFVTLRTTTKGMRIIDKKGIDAVLVDIRARGEKV, from the coding sequence ATGTCTAAAGTCTGTCAAGTTACAGGTAAGCGTCCAGCGGTAGGTAACCACCGTTCACACGCTCGCAATGCGACTAAGCGTCGTTTTTTACCTAACCTACAAACTCACCGTTTTTGGGTTGAAAGCGAAAAGCGTTTCGTTACATTACGTACTACTACTAAAGGTATGCGTATTATCGATAAGAAAGGCATCGACGCGGTATTAGTTGATATCCGTGCTCGCGGCGAAAAAGTATAA